GTTCATACATCCGATTCTCCGGAGACTGCAGCTATTGAATTAACGAGATTTTTTTAACCGGAAGAAATATTCGATTACAGACAGGCTACATTCGATTACCTGTACGCAAACGATGAATATTAATTGAATTGACAAAGAAGGAATGAATTTTAGCATTATTAAAACAGGATTGGTCGCTGTTGCGGCTATGGTCAGTCTGAGCTCTTTCTCACAAGACCTGATTGCCCGCCAAGCACCGATAGACAAAAAATTAAAATCAGTAGACTCTTTGGCATTGCAGAAGCAAATTCGTGCCGAACAGTCTGAATATCCCGCCCTAAGTCTTTATCCAAACTGGAATAATCAGTATGTACATGCTTATGCAAATGCTATCATCCCCGAGACGTATACAATTGACTTGACAGGATTTCACATGCCGACCACAAGTACAAAAATAACTTCGCCTTTCGGACCTCGTTGGAGAAGAATGCATAATGGATTGGATTTGAAAGTGAATATAGGTGATACTATTGTAGCTGCTTTTGACGGGAAAGTACGTATCGTAAAATATGAGCGTAGAGGATATGGAAAATATGTCGTTATCCGTCATGATAATGGACTGGAAACTGTGTATGGTCATTTATCAAAACAATTGGTTGAAGAAAATCAATTAGTGAAAGCCGGAGAGGTAATCGGATTGGGTGGTAACACCGGACGTTCTACTGGTTCGCATCTTCATTTCGAAACCCGCTTTCTGGGGATTGCAATTAATCCGATTTATATGTTCGACTTCCCGAAACAAGATATCGTTGCCGATACTTATACGTTCCGCAAGGCAAAAGGTGTGAAGCGTGCTGGTTCTCATGATACTCAAGTGGCTGACGGTGCTATTCGTTATCATAAGGTGAAGAGTGGCGATACGCTGTCCCGCATTGCTAAGTTGCGTGGCGTATCAGTTAGTACACTTTGCAAACTGAACCGTATCAAACCGACTACTACTTTGCGCATCGGACAGGTTTTGCGTTGTTCATAAAAAATATAGCTTATAAAACAGTAATACAATATCTTTAGAAGAGGGCACTTTAATATAATTTAGAGTGCCCTCTTTCTGTTTTTACTTAATTATTGTTACCTTTGCGCACTATTTGGAAGAAGATGAAAGATACCAAGCAACAATTTGAACATGTCATCGCTTTGTGCCGTGACTTATTTTCCAAGAAGCTGCACGATTACGGACCTGCATGGCGTATCCTGCGTCCGGCTTCGGTGACTGACCAGATTTTTATTAAAGCCAATCGGATTCGTAGTATTGAAACCAAAGGAGTAACCCTGATTGACGAGGGAATCCGTGCTGAGTTTATTGCGATTGTCAATTATGGCATTGTCGGACTTATCCAGTTGGAACTAGGGTATGCCGAGTCTGCCGACATCAGTAATGAAGAAGCGATGGCTTTGTACGATAAGTATGCAAAAGAGGCATTAGAACTGATGCTTGCCAAGAATCATGATTATGATGAAGCTTGGCGGAGCATGCGTGTCAGCTCTTACACGGACTTGATTCTGATGAAAATCTACCGTACCAAGCAGATTGAGAGCTTGGCCGGCAATACATTGGTGTCAGAAGGTATTGATGCCAATTATATGGATATGATTAATTACTCTGTTTTCGGACTGATTAAGATAGAATTTGAAAGATAAGAACTTACATATCATTCAGGAGGTAGTGGCGAATATGTGTCGCTTTCTGTTGGCGGCATCGTTCATCTTTTCCGGATTTGTAAAGGCAGTTGATCCGCTGGGTTTCCAGTATAAGATACAGGATTATCTGACTGCATTCGGAATGGCTTCCTGGTTCCCTTCATTCTTCCCTTTATTGGGAGGTATCGTTTTATCCGCCGTTGAGTTTTTTATAGGTATCTCTTTGTTCTTTGCAACAAGAAGAACATTGGCTACCTCATTGGCTTTGATGCTGATGATTTTCATGACCCCACTGACCTTGTATCTTGCCATCTTTGATCCGGTTTCGGACTGCGGTTGTTTTGGTGATGCCTGGGTATTGACGAATTGGGAAACATTTGGAAAGAATATCATTCTGCTGTTTGCGGCAATAATGGCTTTCCGTCACAGGAGGATGCTGATTCGTTTTATCAGTGTGAAGATGGAATGGCTGGTTTCTCTTTATACACTGTTTTTTGTGTTTACTTTATCGTTCTATTGCCTGGACCGTTTGCCTGTTTTAGACTTTCGTCCTTACAAGATCGGAAAGAATATCCTGGAAGGAATGACAATGCTCGAAGGAGCCAAACCAAGCGTATATGAAAGCATCTTTATCCTGGAGAAGAACGGAGAGCAGAAAGAATTTACGTTGGATAACTATCCGGATAGTACCTGGACATTTGTCGATACGCGTACCATCCTTAAGGAAAAAGGATATGAACCGGCTATTCATGATTTTTCTATGATAGATCTGAATACGGGGGAAGATATAACAGACGATGTATTGACAGATATAGGATATACTTTCCTATTGGTTGCTCATCGCATTGAAGAGGCGGATGATAGTAACATTGATTTGATTAATGAGATATATGACTATTCGGTGGAGCATGGCTACAAATTTTATTGCCTCACTTCTTCACCGGAGGAACAGATAGAATTGTGGAAGGACAAGACAGGAGCCGAATATCCTTTCTGCCAAATGGATGATATAACATTGAAGACGATGGTTCGTTCCAATCCAGGGCTGATGTTGATTAAGAATGGAACCATTCTGAATAAATGGAGCGATGAGGATATACCGGATGAATACGTACTGACGGACAAACTG
The Bacteroides caecimuris DNA segment above includes these coding regions:
- a CDS encoding peptidoglycan DD-metalloendopeptidase family protein: MNFSIIKTGLVAVAAMVSLSSFSQDLIARQAPIDKKLKSVDSLALQKQIRAEQSEYPALSLYPNWNNQYVHAYANAIIPETYTIDLTGFHMPTTSTKITSPFGPRWRRMHNGLDLKVNIGDTIVAAFDGKVRIVKYERRGYGKYVVIRHDNGLETVYGHLSKQLVEENQLVKAGEVIGLGGNTGRSTGSHLHFETRFLGIAINPIYMFDFPKQDIVADTYTFRKAKGVKRAGSHDTQVADGAIRYHKVKSGDTLSRIAKLRGVSVSTLCKLNRIKPTTTLRIGQVLRCS
- a CDS encoding DUF1599 domain-containing protein, which gives rise to MKDTKQQFEHVIALCRDLFSKKLHDYGPAWRILRPASVTDQIFIKANRIRSIETKGVTLIDEGIRAEFIAIVNYGIVGLIQLELGYAESADISNEEAMALYDKYAKEALELMLAKNHDYDEAWRSMRVSSYTDLILMKIYRTKQIESLAGNTLVSEGIDANYMDMINYSVFGLIKIEFER
- a CDS encoding BT_3928 family protein; translated protein: MKDKNLHIIQEVVANMCRFLLAASFIFSGFVKAVDPLGFQYKIQDYLTAFGMASWFPSFFPLLGGIVLSAVEFFIGISLFFATRRTLATSLALMLMIFMTPLTLYLAIFDPVSDCGCFGDAWVLTNWETFGKNIILLFAAIMAFRHRRMLIRFISVKMEWLVSLYTLFFVFTLSFYCLDRLPVLDFRPYKIGKNILEGMTMLEGAKPSVYESIFILEKNGEQKEFTLDNYPDSTWTFVDTRTILKEKGYEPAIHDFSMIDLNTGEDITDDVLTDIGYTFLLVAHRIEEADDSNIDLINEIYDYSVEHGYKFYCLTSSPEEQIELWKDKTGAEYPFCQMDDITLKTMVRSNPGLMLIKNGTILNKWSDEDIPDEYVLTDKLENLPLGKQKVSSDAHTVGYVFLWFVIPLLLVLGVDVLVVRRRERKTAKRKQQEKEIKSKEPETKNQGIEEQE